Proteins found in one Stigmatella erecta genomic segment:
- a CDS encoding AsmA family protein: MEARKKRRWPYVLGGIFAVLVLAVVIVLWRLDAILLQQARAQAATYSQLLGRPIQIGDISTKLFPHIGVDVENVSVGAAEGEDMPLAEVKALDVRVAAMPLLRSSGKDIQVLNAEVTGLTVNVIRLPDGTTNVQRLQERLASQQKPEEEAPAEDEKPTDLSGVRVDRAALTDGTIRFVDRSGAKAQELAVSDLDIEVKDLRVGQPLEVKLAAAVLAQKQNLFATLAASPLPPTLVPTPERLSLKAEAIDLAPLGPFLPPSVGFQAGTLTADWKAELGAAIPGGQGPTRLEGAIRALGLKFAGAEGGKALDVVLDTDVKADLAAGDLALDRFKLDFGPAGIDGKGRVKGMHGSTPSVEGFELTSHDLDPAVLSDYYPPLKKMLGGMIAGPVGLSVKGSGTQEAQALEAEVDLTPVRLRIPAQLSKEAGTAMRLTARLAGAAASGGALRFDAKANLAGVDMRPGLLLNKAPGQRLDAAVAGTYQPTKDGMKVDVRQLTLNVLEDTLTGTASAALAGQGKKQTTTFALDMKSPKIDADALLLPEEEVVARTGGKEEPPSGDATRFNGYRGDMKFQVGAVRYSQMDLSNIVAHVTMVDDLIKVEKLTAGIYGGSVVADGTQIRLGPLPEQRPFEAKVKVQAVEMGSALSAFTPKKVMTGTFNGNVDVKGVGYNPDQLKQTLLGAINGNVANGSLLGLDIVSAVTEPLAKALPFAAKALRSGDVTSLGENLPFGVEIKNGVAQLDKPLSWSRPEGTMNFTGGIRLDGELDLNGTVNLTPQTIKTLTLGKATPTEAIPVTLNLTGPAWSPKVTGLDVKPAATAIAKQALGGLAGQLLGDKAKPVQDLVTGGREEAERQKQALEQKAAEEKAKLEAAARAKQEEAKKKAEEEAKKRLRGVFGK, encoded by the coding sequence ATGGAGGCACGAAAGAAACGGCGCTGGCCCTATGTGCTCGGAGGCATCTTCGCCGTCCTGGTACTCGCGGTGGTCATCGTCCTGTGGCGGCTCGATGCCATCCTGCTCCAGCAGGCCCGCGCCCAGGCGGCCACCTACTCCCAGCTGCTCGGCCGGCCCATTCAGATCGGCGACATCTCCACCAAGCTCTTCCCCCACATCGGCGTGGACGTGGAGAACGTCTCCGTGGGCGCCGCCGAGGGCGAGGACATGCCCCTGGCCGAGGTGAAGGCCCTCGATGTCCGCGTGGCCGCCATGCCCCTGCTGCGCTCCAGCGGCAAGGACATCCAGGTGCTCAACGCCGAGGTCACCGGCCTCACCGTCAACGTCATCCGCCTGCCCGATGGCACCACCAACGTGCAGCGCCTCCAGGAGCGCCTCGCCAGCCAGCAGAAGCCCGAGGAGGAGGCCCCCGCCGAGGACGAGAAGCCCACGGACCTGTCCGGCGTGCGCGTGGACCGCGCCGCCCTCACCGATGGCACCATCCGCTTCGTGGACCGCTCCGGCGCCAAGGCCCAGGAGCTCGCCGTGTCCGACCTCGACATCGAGGTGAAGGACCTGCGCGTGGGCCAGCCCCTGGAGGTGAAGCTCGCCGCCGCCGTGCTCGCCCAGAAGCAGAACCTCTTCGCCACCCTGGCCGCCTCGCCGCTGCCCCCCACCCTGGTGCCCACCCCCGAGCGCCTCTCCCTCAAGGCCGAGGCGATTGATCTCGCCCCCCTGGGCCCCTTCCTTCCCCCCAGCGTGGGCTTCCAGGCCGGCACCCTGACGGCGGACTGGAAGGCCGAGCTGGGCGCCGCCATCCCCGGCGGCCAGGGCCCCACCCGGCTGGAGGGCGCCATCCGCGCCCTGGGCCTGAAGTTCGCGGGCGCCGAGGGCGGCAAGGCGCTCGACGTGGTGCTCGACACGGACGTGAAGGCGGACCTCGCCGCCGGAGACCTGGCGCTCGACCGCTTCAAGCTCGACTTCGGCCCCGCCGGCATCGACGGCAAGGGCCGCGTGAAGGGGATGCACGGCAGCACGCCTTCCGTGGAGGGCTTCGAGCTGACGAGCCATGATCTCGACCCGGCGGTGCTCTCCGACTACTACCCGCCGCTCAAGAAGATGCTGGGCGGGATGATTGCCGGCCCCGTGGGCCTGTCCGTGAAGGGCAGCGGCACCCAGGAGGCCCAGGCGCTGGAGGCGGAGGTGGACCTCACGCCGGTGCGGCTGCGCATCCCCGCCCAGCTCAGCAAGGAGGCCGGCACCGCCATGCGGCTCACCGCCCGCCTCGCCGGCGCGGCGGCCAGCGGCGGCGCCCTGCGCTTCGATGCGAAGGCGAACCTCGCCGGCGTGGACATGCGCCCGGGCCTGCTGCTGAACAAGGCCCCCGGCCAGCGGCTCGATGCGGCCGTGGCCGGCACCTACCAGCCCACGAAGGACGGCATGAAGGTGGACGTGCGCCAGCTCACGCTCAACGTGCTGGAGGACACGCTCACCGGCACCGCCTCCGCGGCGCTCGCGGGCCAGGGCAAGAAGCAGACGACCACGTTCGCCCTGGACATGAAGAGCCCGAAGATTGACGCGGACGCGCTGCTGCTGCCCGAGGAAGAGGTGGTGGCACGCACCGGCGGCAAGGAGGAGCCCCCCTCGGGTGACGCCACGCGCTTCAACGGCTACCGCGGGGACATGAAGTTCCAGGTGGGCGCCGTGCGCTACAGCCAGATGGACCTGTCCAACATCGTGGCCCACGTCACCATGGTGGATGACCTCATCAAGGTGGAGAAGCTGACCGCGGGCATCTATGGCGGCTCGGTGGTGGCCGACGGCACGCAGATACGCCTGGGGCCCCTGCCCGAGCAGCGGCCCTTCGAGGCCAAGGTGAAGGTGCAGGCGGTGGAGATGGGCTCGGCGCTGTCCGCCTTCACCCCCAAGAAGGTGATGACGGGCACCTTCAACGGAAACGTGGACGTGAAGGGCGTGGGCTACAACCCGGATCAGCTCAAGCAGACGCTCCTGGGCGCCATCAACGGCAACGTGGCCAATGGCTCGCTCTTGGGCCTGGACATCGTCTCGGCGGTCACCGAGCCGCTGGCCAAGGCGCTGCCCTTCGCGGCCAAGGCCCTGCGCAGCGGCGATGTCACCTCGCTGGGCGAGAACCTGCCCTTCGGCGTGGAGATCAAGAACGGCGTGGCGCAGCTCGACAAGCCCCTCAGCTGGTCGCGCCCCGAGGGCACGATGAACTTCACCGGCGGCATCCGGCTGGATGGGGAGCTGGACCTGAACGGCACGGTGAACCTCACCCCGCAGACCATCAAGACGCTCACCCTCGGCAAGGCCACGCCCACCGAGGCCATCCCGGTGACGCTGAACCTCACCGGGCCCGCGTGGAGCCCCAAGGTGACGGGCCTGGACGTGAAGCCCGCCGCCACGGCCATTGCCAAGCAGGCCTTGGGCGGCCTCGCCGGACAGCTCCTCGGGGACAAGGCCAAGCCGGTGCAGGACCTCGTCACCGGCGGCCGCGAGGAGGCCGAGCGCCAGAAGCAGGCCCTGGAGCAGAAGGCCGCCGAGGAAAAGGCCAAGCTGGAGGCCGCCGCCCGCGCCAAGCAGGAGGAGGCCAAGAAGAAGGCCGAGGAAGAGGCCAAGAAGCGCCTGCGCGGCGTCTTCGGGAAGTAG
- a CDS encoding RCC1 domain-containing protein translates to MKTRRIYLAMGLFISVLGCADFKGEESSLCMRNPAQCTDEPFVQLAAGDYHTLALRSDGTVWAWGDNSNSQLGAGTGIKGIEPVPVSGLKGVTALAAGEYHSVALDKDGNVWAWGSNASGQLGDGKAVAQSTPKQVPGLTNVIALSANTGYTLALRRDGTVWAWGTGIFGQDAQGEDRAQRTPVQVPGLSDITAVAAGQNHSLALRRDKTVWAWGSNDYGQLGVEMGASQTTPVQVPELANVTALAAGLTHSLALRDDGTVWAWGNNEYGQLGDGTVENKSTPVQVSKVTKVIALASTAEHAVALRSDGTVWAWGENTSGQLGTVNAEFGAEPELVPGLANVKSVAVGYYHSVALTSNGAIWVWGDNSSGQFGSEPGGGQATPVQVSQLVELPSP, encoded by the coding sequence GTGAAGACACGTCGGATCTATCTGGCCATGGGGCTGTTCATCAGTGTTTTGGGCTGTGCGGACTTCAAGGGTGAGGAGTCCTCTCTTTGCATGCGGAATCCTGCGCAATGCACCGATGAGCCCTTCGTCCAGCTTGCCGCGGGCGATTACCACACGCTGGCACTGCGCAGTGATGGAACCGTCTGGGCCTGGGGCGACAACAGCAACAGCCAACTCGGGGCAGGCACAGGCATCAAGGGAATAGAGCCAGTGCCGGTGTCTGGGCTGAAGGGCGTGACGGCCTTGGCTGCGGGTGAATACCATTCGGTGGCGCTGGACAAAGATGGCAACGTCTGGGCGTGGGGGAGCAACGCGTCCGGCCAGCTCGGGGACGGGAAGGCCGTCGCGCAGTCAACGCCCAAGCAAGTGCCTGGACTGACAAACGTCATCGCTCTGTCGGCCAATACGGGCTACACGCTGGCATTACGGAGGGATGGCACCGTCTGGGCCTGGGGTACCGGCATTTTCGGCCAGGACGCGCAGGGGGAGGATCGCGCGCAGCGAACGCCGGTGCAGGTGCCTGGCCTGTCGGACATCACCGCCGTGGCCGCGGGCCAAAACCACTCCTTGGCGTTGCGGCGCGATAAGACCGTCTGGGCGTGGGGCAGTAATGATTACGGTCAACTTGGTGTTGAGATGGGGGCCAGCCAGACCACGCCCGTGCAGGTCCCTGAGCTGGCGAACGTCACGGCCTTGGCTGCGGGGCTGACTCACTCACTGGCGTTGCGCGACGATGGCACTGTCTGGGCCTGGGGCAACAATGAGTACGGCCAGCTCGGCGACGGGACGGTGGAGAACAAGAGCACGCCGGTCCAAGTGTCCAAGGTGACGAAGGTGATCGCTTTGGCTTCAACGGCGGAGCATGCGGTTGCGCTGCGCAGTGATGGCACCGTGTGGGCATGGGGAGAGAACACCTCGGGCCAGCTCGGAACGGTGAATGCTGAATTCGGAGCGGAGCCGGAACTGGTACCCGGACTGGCGAACGTCAAGTCGGTGGCCGTGGGGTACTACCACTCCGTCGCGTTGACCAGCAATGGAGCCATCTGGGTCTGGGGCGACAACAGCTCAGGTCAATTCGGAAGTGAACCCGGCGGGGGACAAGCGACACCCGTGCAGGTGTCCCAATTGGTGGAGCTCCCGTCGCCTTGA
- a CDS encoding CRISPR-associated endonuclease Cas1, whose amino-acid sequence MTVPGTRVGRDAEQLVVAPPEGAEEVRVPVRTVSALVVHGGVQVSSQAMALCVHHAIGVHWFTAGGRYVGGLGGSGGNVQRRLRQFEALRRPERVLSQGNQARRRSISRIIPV is encoded by the coding sequence GTGACGGTGCCGGGCACGCGGGTAGGCCGGGATGCGGAGCAACTCGTGGTGGCCCCCCCCGAGGGGGCCGAGGAGGTGAGGGTGCCCGTGCGCACGGTGTCCGCGCTCGTTGTCCACGGCGGCGTGCAGGTGAGCTCCCAGGCCATGGCGCTGTGCGTCCACCACGCCATCGGCGTGCACTGGTTCACCGCGGGCGGGAGGTATGTGGGAGGGCTGGGCGGCAGCGGTGGAAACGTGCAACGGCGGCTGCGGCAGTTTGAGGCGCTGCGGCGGCCTGAGAGGGTGTTGAGCCAAGGCAATCAGGCAAGGCGGCGCAGCATCAGTCGAATCATCCCCGTGTAG
- a CDS encoding head protein, with protein sequence MSTRKLLSKAKALIAEIQSNTASPEQRELLDAVFDALLFIDSTGQLYVFEDYRKHLASNDLPLALASFDTLQAAEAWLRETPEPPSSASLLIGGQYHELVFIREQNHRRIFPHPVLEHVLNGLLRDGLPAPVASFATRQDAEAWFQRLPAPGNPFIIHIAGEPHLAVYQPRAQHRAIYPFPRSLNSHEPG encoded by the coding sequence ATGAGTACGCGAAAACTTCTCTCCAAAGCCAAGGCACTGATCGCGGAAATACAATCGAACACCGCGTCCCCCGAACAGCGGGAGCTTCTGGATGCCGTCTTTGATGCGCTCCTCTTCATTGACTCCACGGGGCAACTGTATGTGTTCGAGGACTACCGGAAGCACCTCGCCTCGAATGACCTTCCGTTGGCCCTGGCCTCTTTCGACACACTCCAAGCAGCGGAGGCCTGGCTGCGGGAAACTCCCGAGCCCCCTTCCTCGGCCTCCCTCCTGATTGGCGGCCAGTATCACGAGCTTGTCTTCATTCGCGAACAGAACCACCGCCGCATCTTCCCGCACCCCGTGCTTGAGCACGTCCTCAACGGACTGCTCCGGGATGGGCTTCCAGCCCCTGTGGCTTCCTTCGCCACGCGTCAAGACGCGGAAGCGTGGTTCCAGCGTCTGCCGGCTCCCGGCAATCCGTTCATCATCCACATCGCGGGAGAGCCACATCTCGCGGTGTATCAGCCTCGCGCTCAGCACCGCGCGATCTACCCGTTCCCACGTTCCCTGAACTCCCATGAGCCCGGTTGA